Proteins encoded in a region of the Parerythrobacter aestuarii genome:
- a CDS encoding DMT family transporter — protein sequence MPRSDHPLLPFLITLAGVGMLSLMDAFMKGASLAIGAYSAAVLRSSLGLLLIAPVWLAGGGKWPQPHVLRLHLLRGTSSTFMALSFFYALTKLPIAEAIAISFIAPLIALYLAAILLGETVSRRAIWASVLGFAGTIVIIGGKIGSESPNNDLWLGLAAIIFSALLYAWNFILIRQQSQVALPREVATFHSGVSAVILGLAAPWFFVLPSTDVMIAVGWSALLTVGGAMALAWAYARAEAQALVPIEYSGFLWASLFGWLFFREAVTMPTIAGTVLIVIGCWIAARAPTEQSTI from the coding sequence ATGCCGCGCAGCGACCATCCCCTGTTGCCATTCCTCATCACGCTTGCCGGGGTCGGCATGCTATCGCTGATGGACGCCTTCATGAAAGGCGCCTCGCTCGCAATCGGGGCCTATAGCGCGGCAGTGCTGCGCTCGAGCCTTGGCCTGCTCCTCATCGCACCGGTCTGGCTTGCGGGCGGCGGCAAATGGCCGCAACCCCATGTCCTTAGGCTCCACTTGCTGCGCGGCACGAGCTCGACCTTCATGGCGCTGAGCTTCTTCTATGCATTGACCAAACTGCCGATTGCGGAAGCCATCGCGATTTCCTTTATCGCTCCGCTGATTGCGCTCTACCTTGCAGCGATCCTGTTGGGCGAGACTGTGTCGAGAAGAGCAATCTGGGCGTCAGTGCTTGGCTTTGCCGGGACAATTGTCATTATCGGCGGCAAGATCGGCAGCGAATCGCCGAACAACGACTTGTGGCTTGGCCTCGCCGCGATCATCTTTTCTGCCTTGCTCTATGCGTGGAACTTCATCCTGATACGCCAGCAATCGCAGGTCGCCTTGCCACGCGAGGTCGCGACGTTCCATTCCGGGGTCTCTGCTGTAATCCTGGGACTGGCAGCACCCTGGTTCTTCGTGTTGCCAAGCACAGACGTGATGATCGCCGTCGGCTGGTCCGCGCTGCTCACGGTAGGAGGCGCAATGGCGCTCGCGTGGGCTTATGCCCGGGCGGAAGCCCAGGCGCTGGTGCCGATCGAATACTCCGGCTTCCTGTGGGCTTCGTTGTTCGGCTGGCTGTTCTTTCGCGAAGCTGTGACAATGCCGACCATTGCCGGAACCGTGCTGATCGTGATCGGCTGCTGGATCGCCGCCCGCGCGCCGACTGAACAAAGCACGATCTGA